In Zingiber officinale cultivar Zhangliang chromosome 9B, Zo_v1.1, whole genome shotgun sequence, the genomic window TTAGATTGGCAACTGGAGAGTTTACTCTCTTAAGTCACATCTTTACATAAGCAGAAGCTAATTGTTTTTCCTAAACTGTTCTGATTTTAAAGCCAGAGTGTGCTATAAATATTGACTGAAGAAAGGGAGATTGCTTTGTCATTGTGTTTTGCAGGTCCCAGGGCAACTCTGAAGATGGTCACAAGGACAATCCTGCCATCAGTTGCAATCCGGGTATTCCCAATCAGAGCTTAGAACACAATGCTGAAAGTAGCAGTCGCAAACGAAGTATCAGCCCAAAACATCATGGATGGGCTGACAGTCATGGTCAAAGTAACAACAGATTCCAGAGCCAGGAGCATAGTAGTAAGTGTGATGATGTGAACATGGAAAATGTCCAATTCGACTGTGATAGCAAACCTTGTCATGGTGGTCGGGACGATATTACTAGTTGTGGAGAAAATGGGGCTGGTCTAGGATACAGTTTTCACGAGTTATTCTATCCCAGGTGCGCCTTATTCCTTGAAATAGAAAGAGTTCTTTCCACATTTGATGGTTCAGTTATTAATTTGTTCCCATCACTAAACTGTAGCCAATATTTGGCTTCTTATTTATGTACTTCGAATGGGAAGTAGGACACCCActttaaagcaaaaaaaaaaagaattacatTATTTTACTCTCCACTTTACCCATCTTATTTGGAAAAAAATGCAAGTAATGCCATAATTGTTGTATTTATTAGAGATTCAAATTTCCTTTCTCTCCACTTCTGTTGATTTGGGCAAAATCAGGATTAAGTGATAAACTgacaaatttatttctttttcttttcgtcCTATTTGTGATAGCATATGCCTTTATATTTGAAGTAATTTCAAATTCTCATTTAACAATTTATCCATGAGTTCCAAGTTCGTTTAGAACCACTAATGGAGTTTACAAGCTCACACCTTTACGTTTATTAGAAGCTCAAGTGTTGTGGAAATACCAACTGAATAAAAGCAGATTGTTGTCATTGTATTTGCAGGTCAAAGGGCAACTCCGAAGGTTGTCATAATGACAAGCATTCACAATCAGAGTTCAAAACATAGTGCTGAAGTTGGATAGGGTGTTCGGGAAGCACATGCAAAGATGGTGGCTCGGATTCCCCATGACAATCTGAATCAAAATATTTTGATGGTAACAAATGCGTTTGCTTGTGGTTCTATTGCATGGTGATTTTGATATATGTTTGAAATAGGATATATGGATATTATTTTGGTGCTTGTCTAAGGTGATTACAGTGTATTCATCACATAGATTACAAGCAAGCTTTTGCTGTACATTCTTTGGCTAAGTTAAGATTGTTTTATGACTCCATAGTTTATATATGAAGTATGAATACCTATGTAGATCTTATTTATTTATCAAACAAGCATAGAAGTTATTGAATTTTAATCATCTGTTTAAAAGTTTcagttatttatttttcattggtAGTCTAATATCATAAATTTAGTAAACTAAGGCCCAATGTGTAACATATAATTCGGAGTTcaacatatatttaaattaatGTCTATGTATGACACAATATTTATTTACTAGCTTCTTTTCAAAGGCACTAATGCATGTTAGTAGTTTCCTAAAGTTTCAGAGGAAAATGTACAGCAATTGCAATTGAAAACGGATAACGTGGAAATTTGTGACCTgtaaaagcaaaagaaaaagtTTCATATCGAAATTTTCATTCCAGTGATTGGTTTTTCATTTCTAcacaaaatttaactttgaattgaAGCAAGAGATCAACGATTCGATCGCATGAAGTTTGTTAGTTCGCAAGGAAAACACGGGAACTGCCTCCATAAACCCCCATGCAACTTGATCATGGCGATCGCCCTCTCTTTGGTCGATGATCCTCCAGCAGCATGCAACAGAGTCACCATTTTGCTCACCGCCCCGACCACCACCATCTCCTCCGCCACCTTCCCCGCCGCTGAGAAGCTACTCACCAGCCACAGCACCTTCACTCCCAGCTTGGTCGCCGTCTCCGAAACACGCAGCAACTTCTTTGTGACCGCCGCCACGCCCAGTCCGTGCTCCGCGAATGCCGCCCGCCCCTCCGGCAGCTCGCACAGTCGCTTCAGCAGCAGTAGGGCCCGCTCGCAGCTTCGCCGGCCGGCCTCCGGTAGGAGCTCCACCAGCACGCGCACCGCGCCGGCCTCGACCGCGCGAGAGCGGCTCCGCCGCGAGCGCACCGCCAGCTCGAGGAGCAAGTCCAGAGAGCAGAGGCTCAGCTTGGTCGAAGAGGAGATCTCGTCGGAGAGAAGCTCCAGCAGCGCCGTGAAAAGATCTAATTCCTGGTCGGTGGGGATCCAATGATCCCTATTCACTTTCGAGATCTTGACTAAGATCGACATGGCGTCGACACGGGCGTCGGCGCTTCCACTTTGGAGGACGGCCATGATGGGCCTCAAGTGCTCCGGCTTCACTACAACGTCGACAGTGGCTTTGTCCGACAGGGGAAGCAGCGCGAGGACGCCGAAGGCCTCCTCGCAGGCGCCGAATCCAACGAAGTCGGCGCTGTTCACTATCTCCGCGATGACGCACTCGAGCACCTTCGACGACACATTGACATCGTCGAGGAGATTTGCGTCGCCGGCGAGAACAGAGCGGAGCTCTTTGAGGCGGGCGGACTTGAAGGGGCCGGTACGTATGCTGCAGAGCAGAGCCTCGACTTGGTCAACTTTCCGGCGATGGGAGAAGGgagtaggaggaggaggaggaggaggaggaggggaagGGAAGGAGGCGACGAAGGAGGAGATGAGGCGGCTGACGGTGTGGTTGGGCGTGAGGTGGAAGGAGGGGAGGCGTTGCATGGTGGCGGGGCATGTGAACTTATTGTAGACGAAGAGCCATTTCTCGATGTTCTTGCGCTCGTAGGTGACGCCGGTGGCTACGGTGACGGGATCGCGCATGAGCTCCATGGAGATGGGGCAGAGGAAGAAGTGAGGAACCCCTCCTCCCTCAGCCGccatcgccgccgccgccgccgcttcttcttcttccatggctagttttcctttcctttctgaGTGATTTAATGGCTTCTTTCACGTTAACTAGTACTTAACGTGATGCCGTTGGTTTGTGCATGAGCATGGACGTGAACCGTGTGAGAACCGAGAAGGGGAAAGAATTCACAGGTTGTTCTATCTACGGACGTTTCCACGACAAATTTACAATCCAACCCCtcagaaattttgatatttttttgtaCTATATATTATTTACATGTATTAACAAGGTCCAAAGATTCAAAATTTAAAGAGTACaaactaaacttaaacttaaattaaaatcacATATTAGCCCTCATACATTGTGTGATATATATTCTTGCAATAAGTCAATGGGCAAAGATTTAGAATTTAAAGATTTGAGGAGTTAACTGAAAAAGTCTCGATAGAGATAGCTTCTGTGGTGGTGTATCTTATATAAATATCTAAGATATTAAAGTCAAAGTCAATGGCCAAAGATGCTTGTAGATTTTTATACCATGGCAAGTACCAATGTGATCGCCATTGAATACATTCTTATATCTAATTATTCAAATAAGTGATCAGATGGTTGATTTACTATTCTAATTGCTTAGATTGGTTGGGCATGAAAAACATGCATTTTATTTTAAGGAATATCTTGTTAATTTGATACAGCAAAGCATCATTAACCataataagagtttttttttattaatttgatatatatatatatatatataatagaaatATTTAATATTCATGTAAAAAAAAAAGTAGTGCGTGCGTGCCGTGGAGTTGCCAAAGGTGATAGACTAAAATGTCATTTTGATGATTCTttgtttaaataaataatattcttTCAAATTGTCAATGGAAAAAATGGTACTTTTTCAGAAGAAAAATCAATGTATCTGGAAGAAAAATCAGTATACTTgcaattttctaatttgcaagaactTGTTAATTAATTAGTTTGGCCAATGATCGCTAACAAGTGGATAGGTCAATCTTGATTAAGCTGGGCATTTAGTATTAGAAATTAAAACAGTACAGTTATAATCATCCATTGAATAAGCAAACTGAAGTCATAGATGTGCATGCATCGGACTTTGAATTAGTCACTAGTTGGCTTCATTAGCGTTGCTTAATTTCCCAAAAGTCTACTTTATTGTATTATTTTAGATgattaattatctaattaatcCAACATGTCTGTCTACTGGAAATGGATTAGCTTAGAAAATAATTATTCGTATatatacattaaaaaaatttgatctaAGCCTTCTTCCAAGACTTTTTAACATGAACTCATGGCATGTTCACCTTGACCAAATTGGAAATGAAAATGTATTTGCAACTAGCAATTGATATCATAAATCAATCTATTTGTTTGAAATTTAACACCAAAGAAGTGATGTTTATGCATTACATCAATGAAAAAATGTGTTGGAGGAATTCTAGAACTACAAGGGTTGCATTTAATTTAGTAAGTTTACAATCATTTAAAAGAATCATAAATTACAAGTGTCACTATCCTCCTTGATTAAAAAACaattatttgtaaaattttaaggtAACTAAGTGAAGAAGTAAATGGACAAGATAAGTTCTATGATGTTGGCTCAGTTCAAATTCATTAGCAAGAGCAATTGCAATAAGCAAGCTAAGTagaacttcatcatcttcctctcGAGAAGATACTTGGGTCGTAAATTTAAGAGCGAAGTGACCTCTTCTCGATAGGCAGGCGATACAAGTACAAATAGGATGAAGCATATGAATCCAAAGTTGATAATACATGCTATTATTATTCTCAAATTAAATTTATACATAATGCATTCTTTCAGAAGGAGCTGGTCCAAGAGTAATATGAATCCAAAGTTGATAATACATGCTATTATTATTCTCAAATTAAATTTATACATAATGCATTCTTTCAGAAGGAGCTGGTCCAAGAGTAACTTCTAAATAGTTTCTCCTGCCATTTTTAATATTATCTTTCATCTGCAATTACATTACGGTCACCAGAGTGTTATCTTCCTGCAACCACaagttgtcttcttcttcttcactcgcCTGCCTACAAATTGGAGGTGATCTCATCACACTGAAAACATCACCACctgtaattatatatatatataaaagtttagATGGAAGTAAATGACTTGTCATAAAGACATGTGAATTTGAATaaccataataataataattaataccaCTGCATGATATATCAATGAACTCTGTTGAATTCCAACCCTGAAAAGTGATGTCTTCCCAAGTATTATACATTTCCATGAAATGCACAGGACTTGGAAACGGTGACAAACATTCATAAGCTTCCTCTGTGTGGTTCATCTCCAAAGGGACTGAGGTTGTCTATAAGTACATAAACAAGTTTGTAACAATTACACACTGCAGGAATGAACAAGTTCTAAAATTTGCAAATAGTTAAGAAAAT contains:
- the LOC122024858 gene encoding E3 ubiquitin-protein ligase PUB23-like; this encodes MEEEEAAAAAAMAAEGGGVPHFFLCPISMELMRDPVTVATGVTYERKNIEKWLFVYNKFTCPATMQRLPSFHLTPNHTVSRLISSFVASFPSPPPPPPPPPTPFSHRRKVDQVEALLCSIRTGPFKSARLKELRSVLAGDANLLDDVNVSSKVLECVIAEIVNSADFVGFGACEEAFGVLALLPLSDKATVDVVVKPEHLRPIMAVLQSGSADARVDAMSILVKISKVNRDHWIPTDQELDLFTALLELLSDEISSSTKLSLCSLDLLLELAVRSRRSRSRAVEAGAVRVLVELLPEAGRRSCERALLLLKRLCELPEGRAAFAEHGLGVAAVTKKLLRVSETATKLGVKVLWLVSSFSAAGKVAEEMVVVGAVSKMVTLLHAAGGSSTKERAIAMIKLHGGLWRQFPCFPCELTNFMRSNR